The following are from one region of the Silene latifolia isolate original U9 population chromosome 9, ASM4854445v1, whole genome shotgun sequence genome:
- the LOC141599637 gene encoding oligopeptide transporter 4-like — protein MGSLDLQHSQGKTQTNEFDPETPKKGIDEDDISPIEQVRLTVTNTDDPSLPIWTFRMWFMGLLSCALLSFLNQFFSYRTEPLIITQISVQVATLPIGHFMAAVLPTTQFRIPGCGSQTFSLNPGPFNIKEHVLISIFANAGSAFGYGSAYAVGIVNIIKAFYKREISFLAGWLLIITTQVLGYGWAGLMRKYVVEPAHMWWPSTLVQVSLFRALHEKDDKSQQRISRAKFFLIALVCSFVWYAVPGYLFPTLTSISWVCWVFSKSVTAQQLGSGMKGLGLGAITLDWSAVSSFLSSPLITPFFAIANICVGYVLIMYIFIPIAYWGLDLYSARTFPIFSSHLFTAHGQIYNITGIVNNHFELDITEYEKQGQIHMSMFFALTYGFGFATIASTLTHVSLFYGREIYGRFRASYKGKEDIHTRLMRNYEDIPSWWFYLLLAVAIAISFLLSIFLKEQVQIPWWALLFACAMAFIFTLPISIITATTNQTPGLNIITEYVMGIILPGRPIANVCFKVYGYMSMAQAVSFLSDFKLGHYMKIPPRSMFLVQFIGTILAGTINIAVAWWLLESIHNICDDSLLPPNSPWTCPGDRVFFDASVIWGLVGPKRIFGNLGTYKAMNWFFLGGAVGPLLVWFAHKAFPKKSWIPLINLPVLLGATASMPPATTVNYNAWIIVGTIFNLFVFRYRKQWWQRYNYILSAALDAGVAFMAVMIYFSLGVENKNLIWWGTNGEHCDLASCPTAKGVIVDGCPVH, from the exons ATGGGTTCCTTAGACCTCCAACATTCCCAAGGGAAAACCCAAACCAATGAATTCGACCCCGAGACCCCTAAAAAGGGTATCGATGAAGACGATATCTCCCCAATAGAACAAGTCCGGCTAACCGTAACCAACACCGATGACCCGTCCCTACCCATATGGACCTTCCGGATGTGGTTCATGGGACTACTCTCATGTGCCCTACTCTCATTTCTCAACCAATTCTTTTCCTACCGAACAGAGCCACTCATTATAACTCAAATCTCTGTCCAAGTAGCCACCCTACCCATTGGTCATTTCATGGCTGCTGTCCTCCCAACAACCCAATTCCGAATTCCAGGGTGTGGGTCTCAAACTTTCTCACTCAACCCAGGTCCGTTTAATATCAAAGAGCATGTCTTGATATCGATATTTGCTAATGCCGGGAGTGCTTTTGGATATGGGTCAGCCTATGCCGTTGGTATAGTCAATATAATCAAGGCTTTCTATAAGCGAGAAATCTCGTTTTTAGCTGGCTGGCTTCTGATTAtcaccactcag GTATTGGGGTATGGATGGGCAGGATTGATGAGGAAGTACGTAGTCGAGCCGGCTCATATGTGGTGGCCTAGTACTCTCGTGCAAGTTTCACTCTTCAG GGCCTTGCATGAGAAGGATGACAAGTCACAGCAGCGTATATCAAGGGCAAAGTTCTTTCTAATTGCACTTGTATGCAGCTTTGTTTGGTATGCGGTACCAGGATACCTATTCCCAACCCTTACAAGCATATCATGGGTCTGCTGGGTATTTTCAAAATCGGTCACAGCGCAGCAACTGGGCTCAGGCATGAAAGGCCTGGGCCTAGGAGCCATTACATTGGACTGGTCGGCAGTATCTTCCTTTTTATCCAGCCCTCTCATAACCCCATTCTTTGCTATTGCAAATATTTGCGTAGGCTATGTTTTGATCATGTACATATTCATCCCCATAGCTTACTGGGGACTAGACTTGTACAGCGCTCGAACATTTCCCATTTTCTCCTCACACTTATTCACAGCCCACGGTCAGATCTACAACATTACGGGGATTGTAAATAACCACTTCGAGCTAGATATAACAGAGTACGAGAAGCAAGGACAAATTCACATGAGCATGTTTTTTGCTCTGACTTATGGCTTTGGATTTGCTACCATAGCATCCACTCTCACTCATGTGAGCTTATTCTACGGAAG AGAGATCTACGGAAGATTCCGTGCATCATACAAAGGAAAGGAGGATATTCACACCAGGCTCATGAGGAACTATGAAGACATACCATCATGGTGGTTCTACCTACTGCTTGCAGTGGCTATAGCAATTTCTTTTTTGCTATCCATCTTCTtgaaagaacaagtacaaattcCTTGGTGGGCACTCCTCTTTGCTTGTGCCATGGCTTTCATTTTCACTCTTCCGATAAGTATCATAACTGCCACAACAAACCAG ACACCAGGCTTGAACATCATAACAGAGTATGTCATGGGTATCATACTACCAGGACGACCAATAGCCAATGTTTGCTTCAAAGTATATGGTTATATGAGCATGGCACAAGCTGTTTCTTTCCTCAGTGATTTTAAGCTAGGTCACTACATGAAAATTCCACCGCGTTCAATGTTTTTGGTTCAG TTCATAGGAACCATTCTAGCTGGTACAATCAACATAGCAGTGGCATGGTGGCTGCTTGAATCAATTCACAATATATGTGATGATAGCCTGCTTCCACCTAACAGTCCATGGACTTGCCCCGGTGATCGTGTGTTCTTTGATGCCTCGGTGATATGGGGCCTGGTTGGTCCCAAAAGGATTTTCGGAAATCTAGGAACTTACAAAGCCATGAACTGGTTTTTCCTGGGAGGTGCAGTAGGACCCTTATTAGTTTGGTTCGCCCACAAGGCATTTCCTAAGAAATCATGGATTCCATTAATAAACCTCCCTGTACTTCTCGGTGCCACAGCTAGTATGCCACCAGCGACTACTGTAAACTACAATGCATGGATAATAGTTGGAACAATTTTCAACTTGTTTGTCTTCCGTTACCGAAAGCAATGGTGGCAAAGGTATAATTACATTCTTTCTGCAGCTTTAGATGCCGGGGTTGCTTTCATGGCAGTTATGATATACTTTTCACTGGGTGTGGAGAATAAAAACTTGATCTGGTGGGGTACTAATGGCGAGCACTGTGATCTCGCAAGTTGTCCAACAGCCAAAGGCGTAATAGTTGATGGGTGCCCTGTCCACTAA